In Humulus lupulus chromosome 6, drHumLupu1.1, whole genome shotgun sequence, a single genomic region encodes these proteins:
- the LOC133782971 gene encoding uncharacterized protein LOC133782971, with amino-acid sequence MKIKYLVWLFFMILCMAASSCKSDNQQDKQLKYENGVLSPDRENREIEHGKKLGLEESEDGHKLSSIRKAKAVYGGANDLTKKPKNSQSAPKSLLLSFKQLIVGFIVCTIVFFPF; translated from the exons atgaaGATCAAATACCTTGTTTGGCTCTTCTTCATGATTCTTTGCATGGCTGCTTCTTCATGCAAATCTGATAATCAGCAGGACAAACAACTCAAGT ATGAGAATGGGGTACTGAGTCCAGACAGAGAGAACCGTGAAATTGAACATGGGAAAAAATTAGGGTTAGAAGAAAGTGAAGATGGTCATAAATTGAGTTCTATTAGAAAAGCAAAGGCAGTGTATGGTGGAGCTAATGACCTTACAAAGAAACCAAAGAACAGCCAAAGTGCACCAAAATCATTGCTGTTGAGCTTTAAACAACTCATAGTTGGATTCATTGTCTGTACTATTGTGTTCTTTCCATTTTGA